From Etheostoma cragini isolate CJK2018 chromosome 17, CSU_Ecrag_1.0, whole genome shotgun sequence, one genomic window encodes:
- the yipf4 gene encoding protein YIPF4 → MQFSPTNVDFTFVSSTEAEELSGTISAPDIKLNMGAESGKDPYATTFLRQRGYGWLLEVDEEDAEESKPLLEELDIDLKDIYYKIRCVLMPMPSLGYNRQVVRDNPDFWGPLAVVLLFSMISIYGQFRVVSWIITIWIFGSTTIFLLARVLGGEVSFGQVLGVIGYSLLPLIVIAPLLLVIGGFEVVSTLIKLFGVFWAAYSAASLLVGDEFKTKKPLLIYPIFLLYIYFLSLYTGV, encoded by the exons ATGCAGTTCTCTCCCACCAACGTAGATTTCACGTTCGTCTCTTCGACAGAGGCTGAAG AGCTCAGCGGCACCATCAGTGCCCCGGACATCAAGCTGAACATGGGCGCTGAGAGCGGTAAAGATCCATACGCCACCACCTTCCTGAGGCAGCGAGGCTACGGCTGGCTGCTGGAGGTGGACGAGGAGGACGCTGAAGAGAGCAAGCCGCTTCT GGAGGAGCTGGACATCGACCTGAAGGACATCTATTACAAGATTCGCTGTGTGCTGATGCCCATGCCGTCCCTGGGTTATAACCGGCAGGTGGTCCGAGACAACCCGGACTTTTGGGGCCCTCTAGCCGTGGTGCTGCTCTTCTCCATGATCTCCATCTATGGACAGTTCAGG GTTGTGTCTTGGATCATCACCATCTGGATCTTTGGATCAACAACCATCTTCCTGCTGGCTCGTGTTCTTGGTGGCGAG GTTTCCTTCGGCCAGGTTCTTGGAGTGATCGGAtattctcttcttcctctcatcGTTATAGCCCCTCTGCTCCTAGTGATCGGAGGCTTTGAGGTGGTTTCTACACTAATCAAA CTGTTCGGGGTGTTCTGGGCTGCTTACAGCGCTGCTTCGCTGCTCGTCGGAGATGAATTCAAAACCAAGAAGCCCCTTCTCATATATCCCATTTTCCTTCTGTACATCTACTTCCTGTCGCTATATACTGGTGTGTGA